TTGGTGGCTGACGCTGAAAAGGCCGGTAGTTATGATATAAAGTCAGTGAAGTATAGCGAGTATATCAAAAAGCTAAATGAATCTGTTAAAGGTAAAATTCCTCCTGGAACAATCATTCTTTTTGGAAAAAACGAAAATGCGACAAATCTTGAAACAGGAAAAGTTCCTTATTTGCTTAAAGATGAAGTTCCACTTGCAGGGAATAGTTTAAAAGATGCGTATGTGGCGATTAATCAAGAATACAATGAACCTTACGTGTCTTTGAATTTTAATGCTGATGGAGCTGCCAAGTTTGCACAGCTCACTGGTGAGAATATTAATAAAAATCTAGCTATCGTTTTAGATAACGTTGTTTATTCTGCTCCAAATATTCGACAAAAAATATCAGGAGGTAGTGCTCAAATCACCTTAGGCGGTGGTAAAAACTATCAAAGCCAAATGGATGATGCAAAAGGTATTAGTATGGCGCTTCGTGCGGGTGCATTGCCCGCAAGTCTTGAGCAACTTGAAGAGCGAACTGTTGGGCCAACATTAGGACTTGATAGTATCAATCGCGGTAAACGCGCTAGCTACATCGGTGCGATACTCGTTATTTTATTTATGCTTATTTATTACCGTGGTGCAGGCATCATAGCCGACGTTGCACTTTGCATTAACGTCTTTTTAATTTTAGCAGTGTTAACAGCACTCAACGCAACGCTCACATTGCCAGGTATTGCGGCTATTGCTCTCACCATTGGTATCGCTGTTGATGCCAACGTTATTATCTTTGAGCGTATACGTGAAGAATTAAGAAATGGGGCGAGTTATAAAACCGCCATTGATCTTGGTTATGACAAAGCTTTTTGGGCAATTTTTGATTCTAATTTATGTTCAGCAATGACAAGTATGATTTTGATGCATTATGGAACAGGCCCAGTACGGGGTTTTGCCGTCACCTTGGTAATCGGAATTTTCACCTCAATGTTCTCCGCTGTTTTTGTAACGCGTACATTGATTGACATCTTAGTCGATAAAGTCGGCTTAAAGAAATTAAGCGTTTAAGGGAGCAATGATGAAAAACACAAAATCACATTCAGCACAAACAGAGCACCAGCCAACTC
This portion of the Oligoflexia bacterium genome encodes:
- the secD gene encoding protein translocase subunit SecD; this translates as MRGITGRVVVITLVLLLAIMFFVPNIANISWWPTKDKIKYGLDIQGGLYLVMGVDVPAVLRESTDRLADTILSVAKEKNVPIESAARKKDNPDNLDIEVRLPAGSSDKPIRDLLTTQYGPNLLVNGDAPVLSIRYSDIYITELRKRTIDQSIETIRNRIDEFGVSEPSITAQGDNRILVQLPGIQDATRAKELINRTARLEFRMVQDGMSAQQLTALVADAEKAGSYDIKSVKYSEYIKKLNESVKGKIPPGTIILFGKNENATNLETGKVPYLLKDEVPLAGNSLKDAYVAINQEYNEPYVSLNFNADGAAKFAQLTGENINKNLAIVLDNVVYSAPNIRQKISGGSAQITLGGGKNYQSQMDDAKGISMALRAGALPASLEQLEERTVGPTLGLDSINRGKRASYIGAILVILFMLIYYRGAGIIADVALCINVFLILAVLTALNATLTLPGIAAIALTIGIAVDANVIIFERIREELRNGASYKTAIDLGYDKAFWAIFDSNLCSAMTSMILMHYGTGPVRGFAVTLVIGIFTSMFSAVFVTRTLIDILVDKVGLKKLSV